One genomic window of Deltaproteobacteria bacterium includes the following:
- a CDS encoding xanthine dehydrogenase family protein subunit M: protein MIPTAFDHIAPRTIDEALRALAQHGDDAKLLAGGHSLLPLMKLRLANPTLLIDIGKIAELRGIRQKKDKIVIGALTTHYQIESSALLKKTSPLLCETARAIGDVQVRNRGTIGGSLVHADPAADWPAAMLALGAEFNLVEANVERIVHADDFFIGPMTSATAPTEILSEIRIPLPQRRTGSVYLKMPQQASGFAIVGVAAWVRVNGKGSCEDIGIGVTGLADRPFRAAAVADLLRGKKLTDKLIVSAAATIADALEPLEDLHASADYRAHLAKVYAARAVQEAARRAAKSR from the coding sequence ATGATCCCGACCGCTTTCGATCACATCGCACCGCGGACGATCGACGAGGCGCTGCGCGCCCTCGCGCAGCATGGCGACGACGCCAAACTGCTCGCCGGCGGCCATAGCTTGCTGCCATTGATGAAACTGCGGCTCGCCAACCCGACGCTGCTCATCGATATCGGCAAGATCGCCGAGCTGAGAGGAATCCGCCAAAAAAAGGACAAGATCGTCATCGGCGCTCTGACAACCCATTATCAAATCGAAAGCTCCGCACTGCTCAAGAAGACTTCCCCGCTGCTCTGCGAGACCGCGCGCGCCATCGGCGACGTGCAGGTGCGCAACCGCGGCACCATCGGCGGCAGCCTGGTGCATGCCGACCCTGCCGCCGATTGGCCGGCGGCCATGCTGGCGCTCGGCGCCGAGTTCAACTTGGTCGAGGCCAATGTCGAGCGCATCGTCCACGCCGATGATTTCTTCATCGGCCCAATGACCAGCGCCACCGCGCCGACGGAAATTCTGAGCGAGATTCGCATTCCCTTGCCCCAGCGCCGCACCGGCAGCGTCTATTTGAAAATGCCCCAGCAGGCCTCCGGCTTCGCCATCGTCGGCGTCGCCGCCTGGGTTCGAGTGAATGGCAAAGGTAGCTGCGAAGACATCGGCATTGGCGTGACCGGCTTGGCCGACAGACCGTTTCGCGCCGCCGCGGTCGCCGACCTGTTGCGTGGCAAAAAACTCACCGACAAACTGATCGTCAGTGCCGCAGCGACAATCGCCGATGCTCTAGAACCTCTCGAAGACCTGCACGCCAGCGCCGACTACCGCGCTCATTTAGCAAAGGTCTACGCAGCGCGCGCCGTTCAAGAAGCCGCGCGGCGCGCCGCCAAGTCGCGCTAG